In Paenibacillus sp. G2S3, a single window of DNA contains:
- the trpA gene encoding tryptophan synthase subunit alpha, with amino-acid sequence MDLVFRKLKAEERTALIPFLTVGDPDLETTLAIIAELEAAGADILELGVPYSDPLADGPVIQRASARALRGEVHLRTCMETALKARQAGSSLPFILFSYYNPILQMGLDTFFAELNAHEISGLIIPDLPVEESEEMRRRSSEVGVNLIPLVAPTSSERIAKIVSGASGFIYCVSSLGVTGERSTFHADVETFIDSVRQATDLPVAVGFGISTGEQVARFAQICDGVVVGSAIVRKIEEVIPLLDNPATRNEGLLQIREFVAQLKRP; translated from the coding sequence ATGGATTTAGTATTCCGGAAACTTAAGGCTGAAGAACGGACAGCATTAATTCCTTTTCTGACGGTTGGAGACCCTGATCTGGAGACTACTCTTGCTATCATCGCAGAACTGGAGGCGGCCGGTGCAGATATTTTGGAGCTAGGCGTACCTTATTCTGATCCGCTAGCGGATGGTCCTGTCATTCAGCGAGCGTCTGCACGAGCTCTGCGGGGTGAGGTTCACCTGCGTACCTGCATGGAGACCGCATTAAAAGCTCGCCAAGCCGGAAGTAGCTTGCCATTTATTTTGTTTTCCTATTATAATCCAATCTTGCAAATGGGGCTGGATACATTTTTCGCCGAACTGAACGCTCATGAGATTAGTGGACTCATTATCCCAGATCTTCCTGTCGAGGAATCAGAGGAGATGCGACGCCGTAGTAGTGAGGTTGGCGTTAATCTCATTCCATTGGTTGCACCGACCTCCAGTGAACGGATTGCAAAGATTGTCTCAGGTGCGAGTGGGTTTATCTATTGTGTATCCTCGTTAGGTGTGACAGGGGAACGATCCACTTTCCATGCTGATGTAGAGACGTTTATTGATTCCGTGCGTCAAGCTACGGATCTGCCAGTGGCTGTAGGATTTGGTATTTCAACTGGCGAGCAGGTTGCCCGCTTTGCTCAGATTTGCGATGGTGTTGTAGTAGGTAGTGCCATTGTTCGCAAAATAGAAGAGGTCATTCCGCTCCTCGATAATCCTGCCACGCGGAATGAGGGGCTGTTGCAAATTCGAGAATTTGTGGCACAATTAAAAAGACCATAA
- the trpB gene encoding tryptophan synthase subunit beta has protein sequence MTQVPDQHGRFGSFGGRFVPETLMTALIELEEAYQKYSADPAFQEEIDYLLKQYSGRETPLYYAERLSKHLGEAKIYLKREDLNHTGAHKINNAIGQGILAKMMGKTKVIAETGAGQHGVATATVAALLGMECKVFMGEEDTRRQALNVFRMKLLGAEVIPVTSGSRTLKDAGNEALRYWVSNVEDTFYILGSAVGPHPYPMMVRNFQRVIGDETRRQILEAEGRLPDVLVAAVGGGSNAIGMFYPFVEDKSVGMIGVEAAGKGIDTPFHAATMSKGTHGVFQGSMSYLLQDEHGQVTEAHSISAGLDYPGVGPEHSYLKDIERAKYVPITDAEALDALKLLCVTEGIIPALESAHAIAHVVKMGPTLTKDDIVVICLSGRGDKDVESIMAYTEGKGNE, from the coding sequence ATGACACAAGTACCGGACCAGCATGGACGTTTCGGTTCATTCGGAGGGCGCTTCGTGCCCGAAACTTTGATGACTGCATTGATTGAGTTGGAGGAAGCCTATCAGAAGTATTCGGCGGACCCGGCTTTTCAAGAAGAAATAGATTATCTATTAAAGCAATATTCCGGACGGGAGACCCCGCTGTATTATGCGGAGCGTCTAAGTAAGCATCTGGGAGAAGCTAAAATATATTTGAAGCGTGAAGATTTGAATCATACGGGTGCTCATAAGATTAACAATGCGATTGGTCAGGGGATTCTGGCTAAAATGATGGGTAAAACCAAGGTGATCGCTGAGACTGGAGCAGGTCAGCATGGTGTAGCTACTGCTACGGTTGCAGCTCTACTTGGTATGGAATGTAAGGTGTTTATGGGAGAAGAGGATACTCGTCGCCAGGCACTCAATGTATTCCGTATGAAGCTGCTTGGTGCTGAAGTGATTCCTGTTACTTCCGGATCACGCACCTTAAAAGATGCCGGCAACGAAGCCCTTCGCTACTGGGTTAGCAATGTGGAGGACACTTTTTACATTCTAGGTTCTGCCGTAGGCCCACATCCATATCCGATGATGGTTCGTAACTTTCAGCGGGTTATTGGTGATGAAACGCGGCGCCAGATTCTTGAGGCTGAAGGAAGACTGCCGGATGTTCTCGTAGCTGCCGTAGGTGGCGGTAGTAATGCAATCGGTATGTTCTATCCATTCGTTGAGGATAAAAGTGTCGGTATGATCGGTGTTGAGGCAGCAGGCAAAGGAATTGACACACCTTTTCATGCGGCTACGATGAGTAAGGGGACTCATGGCGTATTCCAGGGTTCGATGAGTTATCTACTGCAGGATGAGCATGGTCAAGTAACAGAGGCACATTCCATCTCGGCAGGTCTGGATTATCCTGGTGTAGGACCTGAACACTCCTATTTAAAAGATATCGAACGCGCAAAATATGTCCCCATTACAGATGCAGAGGCACTTGATGCACTGAAGCTGCTATGTGTAACGGAAGGCATTATTCCAGCGCTGGAGTCAGCCCATGCGATTGCCCATGTAGTGAAGATGGGTCCAACCCTTACCAAGGATGATATTGTTGTTATCTGCCTGTCAGGCCGGGGAGACAAAGATGTGGAATCCATTATGGCGTACACAGAAGGGAAGGGAAACGAATGA
- a CDS encoding phosphoribosylanthranilate isomerase — protein MAETLVKICGLQDVEVLKSMVHLPLDYIGFVFAPSRRRVTLECASELIAELPQWKTSEKPKAAGVFVNPELDELGELLSVAPLDVIQLHGQESPAFCQKVRQAFPQVQVWKALSVTDKERDDADNKYTLEQYAGSVDAVLLDTYDPQQSGGSGRTFAWERLPGYQEIALRIGLPLFVAGGLHPNNVGELLDTYAPYGVDVSSGVESEGIKDIIKMTAFVERVKQS, from the coding sequence ATGGCTGAGACATTGGTAAAAATCTGTGGACTTCAGGACGTTGAAGTGCTAAAATCTATGGTACACTTACCACTAGATTATATCGGATTTGTATTTGCGCCTAGTCGTCGCAGGGTAACTTTGGAGTGTGCTTCCGAACTGATAGCTGAGCTTCCACAATGGAAGACTAGTGAAAAGCCTAAAGCTGCTGGGGTTTTTGTTAATCCGGAGCTAGATGAGCTGGGAGAGCTGCTCTCTGTAGCACCACTAGATGTCATTCAGCTACATGGGCAGGAAAGTCCAGCTTTTTGTCAAAAGGTCCGGCAAGCTTTCCCGCAAGTACAGGTATGGAAGGCATTGTCTGTTACTGATAAAGAGCGTGATGACGCTGATAACAAATATACATTGGAACAATACGCAGGCTCTGTTGATGCGGTGCTGTTAGATACTTATGATCCTCAGCAGAGCGGTGGCTCTGGGCGCACGTTCGCTTGGGAGAGATTACCTGGTTATCAGGAAATCGCGCTACGAATTGGTTTGCCATTGTTTGTAGCTGGAGGACTTCATCCAAATAACGTTGGAGAGCTGCTAGATACCTATGCTCCGTACGGAGTAGATGTATCCAGTGGAGTAGAGAGTGAAGGCATTAAAGATATTATTAAAATGACAGCTTTTGTGGAAAGGGTGAAGCAATCATGA